A section of the Apodemus sylvaticus chromosome 10, mApoSyl1.1, whole genome shotgun sequence genome encodes:
- the LOC127693275 gene encoding protamine-2 has protein sequence MVRYRMRSPSEGPHQGPGQDHEREEQGQGQGLSPERVEDYGRTHRGHHHHRHRRCSRKRLHRIHRRRRSCRRRRRHSCHHRRRHRRGCRRSRRRRRCRCRKCRRHHH, from the exons ATGGTTCGCTACCGAATGAGGAGCCCCAGTGAGGGTCCGCACCAGGGGCCTGGGCAAGACCATGAACGcgaggagcaggggcaggggcaggggctgagCCCAGAGCGCGTGGAGGACTATGGGAGGACACACAggggccaccaccaccacagacaCAGGCGCTGCTCTCGTAAAAGGCTGCATAGGATCCACAGGAGGCGTCGGTCATGCAGAAGGCGGAGGAGACACTCCTGCCATCACAGGAGGCGGCATCGCAGAG GCTGCAGAAGATCCCgaaggaggaggagatgcagGTGCAGGAAATGCAGGAGGCACCATCACTAA
- the Socs1 gene encoding suppressor of cytokine signaling 1 has protein sequence MVARNQVAADNAISPAAEPRRRPEPTSSSSSSSPAAPVRPRPCPAVPAPAPGDTHFRTFRSHSDYRRITRTSALLDACGFYWGPLSVHGAHERLRAEPVGTFLVRDSRQRNCFFALSVKMASGPTSIRVHFQAGRFHLDGSRETFDCLFELLEHYVAAPRRMLGAPLRQRRVRPLQELCRQRIVAAVGRENLARIPLNPVLRDYLSSFPFQI, from the coding sequence ATGGTAGCACGCAACCAGGTGGCAGCCGACAATGCGATCTCCCCGGCAGCAGAGCCCCGACGGCGGCCAGAGCCCACCTCGTCCTCGTCTTCGTCCTCGCCAGCGGCCCCCGTGCGTCCCCGGCCCTGCCCGGCGGTCCCGGCCCCGGCCCCGGGCGACACTCACTTCCGCACCTTCCGCTCTCACTCCGATTACCGGCGCATCACGCGTACCAGCGCGCTCCTGGACGCCTGCGGCTTCTACTGGGGACCCCTGAGCGTGCACGGGGCGCACGAACGACTGCGTGCCGAGCCCGTGGGCACCTTCTTGGTGCGCGACAGTCGTCAACGGAACTGCTTTTTCGCGCTCAGCGTGAAGATGGCTTCGGGCCCCACGAGCATCCGCGTGCACTTCCAGGCTGGCCGCTTCCACCTGGACGGCAGCCGCGAGACCTTCGATTGCCTCTTCGAGCTGCTGGAGCACTACGTGGCGGCGCCCCGCCGCATGTTGGGGGCCCCGCTGCGCCAGCGCCGCGTGCGGCCGCTGCAGGAGCTGTGTCGCCAGCGCATCGTGGCTGCCGTGGGTCGCGAGAACCTGGCGCGCATCCCTCTTAACCCGGTACTCCGTGACTACCTGAGCTCCTTTCCCTTCCAGATCTGA
- the Prm3 gene encoding protamine-3 translates to MGSRCAKLSTGHGPAQNTGHSRGHESSMKKLVACVSQDNFSLSSEGEEEEEDEEEEEEDEEEEEEEQIPVKGKLLLLESEKQERAEDGEAQPSPEPKQTHS, encoded by the coding sequence ATGGGTTCCCGCTGTGCCAAGCTCAGCACCGGCCACGGCCCGGCCCAGAACACGGGTCACAGCCGTGGTCACGAGTCCTCCATGAAGAAGCTCGTGGCCTGTGTGAGTCAAGACAACTTCTCCCTGTCATCGGAGggcgaggaagaggaggaagatgaggaggaagaggaggaggatgaggaggaagaggaggaggagcagatccCGGTGAAAggcaagctgctgctgctggagtcCGAGAAGCAAGAGCGCGCCGAGGATGGCGAGGCCCAGCCGAGCCCGGAGCCCAAGCAGACGCACTCCTGA